The genomic window GGGCGCCGGCTGCGGGTGCCCGCCGGAGGGGTGGACGTGGTGCGGGCGGCCGGCGTGGCCGGGGAGCTGGGCCTCGTCCTCGTCCTCCTCGTCGGCGCCTCGGAGGCGGGCCAGGTAGTCGCCGATCCGCTCGCCCAGGACGTAATAGATCGGGATCACGAAGCGGCCCAGCACCGTGCTCACGGCGATGCCGAAGGCGATCACGATGCCCAGCGAGTTCCGGCTGCCGGCGCCGGCGCCGGTCGCCCTGGCCATCGGCAGCACGCCCATGACGAACGCCAGCGAGGTCATGAGGATCGGCCGGAGCCGCTCGCGCGAGGCCGCCTTGGCGGACTCGATGATGCTCATCCCGCGCTTCTCGCGCATCTCGACGGCGAACTCGACGATGAGGATCGCGTTCTTGGTCTCCAGGCCGATGAGCATGACCAGGCCGATCTGCCCGAAGACGTCCAGCGGCATGTCGAACAGCCACAGGCCCAGGATGGCCCCGAACATGGCCAGCGGGACCGTCAGGACGATGACCGTCGGCCGGATCCAGCTCTCGTACAGCGCGGCCATGAACAGGAAGACGCAGACGACCGACAGGGCGAAGATGTACGTCGCCTGGTTGCCGGTCTTCAGCTCCTGGAAGGTCGTCCCGGTCCACTCGTAGTCGAATCCCTCCGGGAGGACCTCGGCGGCGATCTGCTGCATCGCCTCGATGGCCTGGCCCGAGCTGAACCCGGGCGCGGGCACGCCGTTGATCTTGGACGAGGCGAAGAGGTTGTAGTGGGGCACCTCGATCGGCCCGAGCTTGTAGCCGATCTCGCCCAGCGCGCTCAGGGGCACCTTCTCCCCCTTGCGGTTCAGCACGGTCAGCGCGGCGATGTCCTGCGGCTTGCGGCGGGCCTCGCCCTCCGCCTGCATGAGCACCTTCCAGACCTTGCCGAAGAGGTTGAAGTCGTTGATGTAGTACGCGCCCAGGTTCGTCTGGAGGGTGGCGAAGACGTCGGAGACCGGCACGTCGAGGCGGCGCGCCTTGACGCGGTCGAGGTCGAACTTGAGCTGCGGGACGCGGGCGGAGAAGCTGGTGAACGCCACGGCCAGCTCGGGCCGCTTGCGGGCGGCGGCCAGGACCTGGTCGGTGACCCGCTGGAGCGCCTCCACACCCTTGCCGGCGCGGTCCTCGATCATCACCTCGAAGCCGCCGGTCATGCTCAGGCCGCGGATCGGCGGCGGCTCGATGACCATCACGATCGCCTCGCGGACCGAGGCGAGCTTCTCCTGGAGCACCCTCGTCAGGGCCCCGGACCGCAGCTCCGGCGCCCGCCGCTCGCGCCACGGGATCAGGGGGAGGAAGATGATGCCGGAGTTGCTCTGGTTCGTGAGGCTGAGGATGTTCAGCCCCTCCAGCGTCACGACGTGCTCCACGCCGGGCAGCTCCTTGGCGATCTTCTCCACCCGCTTGATGATCCGGCTCGTCGCCTCGCGGCTCGTGCCGTCGGGCGCCTGGATGTTGACGATCAGGTAGCCCTGGTCCTCCGCCGGGGCGAACGACCTGGGGCGGGTGGCGACCATCCAGCCCGTCAGGGCCAGCAGGCCGATCGACGGGATCACGATCGTCCACCAGTGGTGCGCCGTGAACTCCAGGACCGAGTCGTACGAGTCCTCCAGCCACTTCATCAGGCGGTTGAACCAGCGGAACAGGAAGAACCGCGTCTCGCCGTGCTGGGCCTTCAGGAACAGCCGGGCCATCGCCGGGCTGAACGTGAGCGAGTTGAACGCCGAGAAGACGAACGAGAAGACGATCGTCATCGCGAACTGGTTGTACAGCTTCCCGGTCATCCCCGGGATGAACGCCACCGGCACGAAGACCGCCGCGAGGACCAGCGTGATCGTCACGATGGGCGCCGTGATCTCCGCCATGGCGGCGCGCGACGCGGCCAGCGGGCGGTAGCCGCGTCCCAGGTACTTCTCGATGTTCTCCACGACGATGATGGCGTCGTCCACGACCAGGCCGATGGCCAGGATCAGGCCGCAGAGCGTCAGCGTGTTGAGCGAGAACCCGAAGGCCGCCATGAGGGCGAACGTGGCCACCAGCGACGTCGGGATGGCCAGCATCGGGATGATCGTGGCCCGGAAGCCCTGGAGGAAGATGAAGACCACCACCATGACGAGGAGGAACGCCTCGACGAGCGTGTGCAGCACCTCGTCGATGTTCTCCTCGACGTACCGCGTGGTGTCGTACGCCGTGCGGTACTCCAGGCCCGGCGGGAAGCTCTTCGCCAGCCGGTCCATCTCCCTGCGGACGCTCTCCACGATCGTCAGGGCGTTGCCGTCGGCGTACTGGTAGACGAGGATCGAGCCGGCGGGCTGGCTGTCCAGGAAGCCCGCCGTCTCGTAGTTCTCCGAGGAGAGCTCCACGCGGGCGACGTCCCTCAGCCGGACGATCGAGCCCTCGTCCTTGCGGCGGACGATGATCTCCTCGAACTCCGCCACCTTGGTGAGCCGGCCCTTGACCGTCAGCGGGAACTCGAACGCCTGGCCCTCCGGCACCGGCAGGGCGCCGATCTTGCCGGCGGCCGCCTGCACGTTCTCCTGCTGCACGGCCTGGATCACCTCCGTCGGCGCGATCCTCAGCTCGGCCATCTTGTTCGGGTCCAGCCAGATCCGCATCGCGTACTTGCGGCCGAAGACGGTCACGTCGCTCACGCCCGGGATCCGCTTCAGCGCGTCGGCGATGTAGATCTGGCCGTAGTTGTCCAGGAAGTTGGCGTCGTACCGGCCGTCCGGCGAGATCAGGTTGACGACGCAGACCATGTCCGTGGAGGTCTTCTTGATCGTCACCCCGTACTGCTTCACCTCCGGCGGGAGCTGCGGCGTCGCCGTCTGCACCTTGTTCTGGATGTCGACCGCGGCGATGTCCTGGTCGTAGCCGACCTCGAACGTCGCCGTGATGCTCGACACCCCGTTCGCGGTGCTGCTGGAGCTGAAGTAGATCATCCCCTTGGTGCCGTTGACCTGCTGCTCGATCGGCGTGGTGACCGTCTCGGCCACCGTGAGCGCATCGGCCCCGGTGTACGTCGTCTGGATCTGCACCTGCGGCGGCGCGATCGGCGGGTACTGGGCGATCGGCAGCAGCGCCGCGCAGATGCCGCCGATGAGGATCATGAGCACGGCCAGCACGGTCGCGAAGATCGGCCGGGTGATGAAGAAGTTGACCATGAGAGCACCTGCCGGGGCGTGGGGATGGTCGACGATTGGGATCGGGACGCGGGCCGTGGACGCATGGACGCAGCGCGGGGCATCCGGCCCCGGTGGATCCCCGGCACCCCTTCAATGGTCGGGACGCGACCCTCCGGTCCCCTCCCCCCACCGTGAGGGAGGGCTAGGGAGAGGGGGGCCTGCGGGCCTGGGGTTGCCGAGCGAGCCTTCACATAAGGGCGGGCCTCGACGAATGATTGCCGGTCTTCCTTTCATGCCCGAGGCGGTCGCCCCCTCTCCCTAACCCTCCCCCACGGTGGGGGGAGGGGACATGAAGGGCCTGCCGGCCTAAGTTATGGGCTACGGCAAGGCTTACCGGAGGGGCCAAGCGGAGTCTCAGGTGATGAGCCCTCAGCCCTCGCGGCCGCTCGCCGCGTCGGTGGCGGTCAGCTTCTCGCCCACCGGCTTGGCCAGGTTCGCCGGCTCGACCTTCACGGGGATGCCGGGGCGGACGAGCTGGAGGCCCTCGACGATCACCTGCACGCCCTCGTCGAGGCCCTTGGAGACGATCCGCACCCCCTCGTAGGTCTCGCCCGCTTCGACCCGCCGGGACTCCACCTTGCCGTCCTGGTCCACGACGTAGACGACCGGCCCGGCGCCGGTCTCGATGACGCACTGCTCCGGCACGACGACCGCCCCCTGGGAGTGCTCGACCACCGACCGCAGGCGGACGTACTCGCCCGGCAGGATCGAGCCGGCGGCGTTGGGGAACTTGATCTTGGCCAGGAACGTGGACGTGGTCTGGTCGATCGTGTTGTCGATGAAGTACCACTCGCCCTGCTCGCCGCCCTCCTGGTTGACGCCCAGACCCGGCCGGATGAGGGTCGCCTTCAGGCCCCGCTTCACCCAGCCGGTGGCCCGCTCCAGGTCCCTGCCGGCCACGCGGACGTCCACGGCCATCGGGTCGAGCTGCTGGATCGTCGCCAGCTCGCTGAAGGCCCCGCCGCCGGTCGCCTCCGGGCCGACGAGGTTGCCGATCTTCACCCTCGCCTCGCCGATCCGGCCGGTGATCGGCGCGACCATCCGGCAGTAGCCGAGGTTCAGCTCCGCGTCGCGGACGGCCGCGAGCGACGCCTCCACCTGCGCCTTGGCCGCGAGGATGCCCACCTCGTAGTCGGCCTCCGCCTGCTGGTAGCTCGCCTCGTCGGCGGCGACCTGGGCCTCGTACTTCTTCCGCTCCGCCTCGGCCCGGTCGAAGTCCTCGCGCGAGCCCGCCTGGCGGGCCATCAACGCCCGCATGCGGCCCTCCTCCACCACCGCCAGGTGGAGCTGCGCCTTGTCGAGCTGGACCTTTGCCGCGGCGACCTCCCGGCCCTTCGACTTCTCCGCCTTCGTGAGCGAGGCCTCGGCCTCGTCCTTCCTGGCCTGGGCCGACTTCAGCGCGACCTTGTACGGCTCCTCGTCGATCACGAACAGGAGGTCGCCGGCCTTGACCGTCGTGCCCTCCTTGAAGTGCCGCTCCGTGAGGAACCCGCGCACCCGCGCCCGGATCACCACCTCCTCGATCGCCCGGGTCGTCCCGTTGGTGATCGACTCGATCGGCACGTCCATCCGCCGCGACGGCACGACGCCCACCGTCGGCGCCGCCGGCGCCGGCGGCGCGCCCTGGTTGCGGCAGCCGCCCAGGGCCGCCAGCACCACGCAGGCCGCGACGGGCCCGGCCCACTTCACCCGCCGGGGGGTTGACGATGATGCGACGCCGTTCACGTTCCCGTCCCTCAGCAACCGCGGGGGCCCGCCGTTCGGGACAAGTCAACGCCCGTTGACCTGCATTGACAGACACTCTAAGCCCGGCGATACTCTAAGTCAACCCCCGTTTACTTCACGCGTTGACGCCCGGGGGCGGGGCGTCGCGGCCCGGAGGAGAGGCATGACCAGAGCCGTTCACGGCCCGGCGCCCCGGAGGCGGGACGCCTCCCTGACGCGCGAGGCGATCCTGGCGGCGGCCACGCGGCGGTTCGCGCAGCGGGGGTACGAGCATGCGGGGGTCCGGGAGATCGCCTCGGACGCCGGGGTGACGGCCGCGCTGGTCAACCGCTACTTCGACTCCAAGGAGGGGCTCTTCGCCGAGGTCATCGAGCGTGCGTTCGTCTCCAAGATCCGCTTCGAGGACCGCGCGACGCTGGCCGAGCAGTTCGCGCGGCTGATGGTCTACAACAAGGACGACGAGCCGGACGACGAGCGGACGATCCTGCTCCTGCTGCTCCGCTCGGCGACCGAGCCCCGCGCGGCGGAGGTCCTCCGCACCAACCTGGAGGACAGGCACCTGAAGCCCCTCGCCGCGGCCCTCGACGGCCCGGACGGTGCCGTCCGGGCCGCGCTCGTCATGGCCCACCTCGCCGGCTTCGCCATGATCGACCAGATGATCGCCCCGGCGTCGCTCGCAGGTGCCGACCGCGAGCGGCTCGTCGCCCTGCTCACGGAGGGCCTGTCCGTCTACATCGACCCGCCCGCGCCGTCGGCCTCGCGGGACACCATCCCGGCGCGCGGCGGGCGGAGGAGGGCGCCTGCATGAGCGAGATCTACGTCAGCACCGACGTCGAGACCGACGGCCCGATCCCTGGGCCGCATTCGATGCTCAGCTTCGGCTCGGCGGCCTACACGCCCGACAAGCGGCTCGTCGCCACCTTCGAGGCGAACCTCCAGACCTTGCCGGGCGCGGAGGGCCATCCCGACACCATGGCCTGGTGGCGGACACAGCCGGAGGCCTGGGCCGCCCACCGGGAGAATCCCCGCGACCCGGCCGAGGTCATGCCCGAGTACGTCGCCTGGATCAAGGCCCTCCCGGGCAAGCCCGTCTTCGTCGCCTACCCGGCGGGATTCGATTTCCTGTTCATCTACTGGTACCTCATCCGCTTCGCCGGCGAGTCCCCGTTCTCGTTCTCCGCGCTCGACATCAAGACCTACGCCATGGCCGTCCTCGGCACCGAGTACCGCAACGCCACCAAGCGGAACATGCCCAAGGCGTGGTTCGACAAACTCCCGCACACCCACAAGGCCCTCGACGACGCCATCGGCCAGGGCGCCCTCTTCTGCAACATGCTGGCGGCCAACCCGCGGAAGAAGTAGCAGCCGCCTCCGCCCGGCGACCGGGCGAGCCGCGGCCGGCCAGGCCGTTGAAAGGGACGCAACCTCGCGCGCGGGCCGGGGCGATCCCGCGGCATCGCCTGCGGCTCCGCCGCAGCCACCCGGAGGGGCGCGCCGGGCCTCGGATCGGGCGCACGAGCCATGGGTGGCTGTGGCGGAGCGCAGCGACGCCACGGTCGGGCAGGCCGTTGCGAGGGACGCAACCTCGCGCGCGGGCCGGGGCGATCCCGCGGCATCGCCGGCGGCTCTGCCGCAGCCGCCCGGAGGGCAGGTCCGGGCGCCGGGCCTCATCGCGAGAGCCGGCCTCGGCCGGCGAACGCGTGAGCCGCGGCGGCCGTGTGCATCGGAAGCCCCCCGGGCCGAGGCCCGTTTGGACCCGTTTCGTTCGGGATTTCGCCGCGATTTCGCTGGACGACGCGCCCGCGCCGGTGTCCAATGCACCGGCGCGGGGCCGAGGCCGGGGCCGCGCCCACCCGTCATCACGTCAGGGCCGCTCCTCCAGCGCGAGGCAACACGATGAAGCTTGCGACCCTCGACCTCCTGCCCTCGGACGTCTCCGTCCTCCTGCTGCTGCTCCCGGCTTACCTCGCGGCGATCCTCGCCCACGAGATCGGCCACGCCGTCGCCGGCCGGCTCTGCGGCTACGTGGTGACGTCGTCCGGCTCGGGCTTCCTCCGCCCCTTGCTGGTGCTCGACGTGCGCGGCACGCGCTTCTACGCCTGCCGCTCGCGTCCGCTTCAGGGGATGACGTTCTTCTGGATCCCTCAGCTCGTTCCATCCCGATTCCGGCTCGCCTGCGCCCTCGGCGGTGGGATCCTTGCGAACGGCCTGCTCGCGATGGCGGCCCTCGCACTCCTGGCGGGGACGCCCTGGTGCCACGGGCTCTGGCAGGTGACCTTCGCGGTGAACGCCTTCGCCGCGGTCGTGTCCCTGATCCCCCTCCGGTTCCAGCTCGGCCAAATGTCCCTGCGGACCGACGGCATGCTCATGTTCGAGGCGATCCGCGACGGGACGGTCTCCTTTCCGGTGCCTCACCTCATCGAGTCCTCCCTGGACCTGCGCCCGCACCTCGAGGCGATCGGCGACTCCGAGGGCGTCCGGCTGACCCTCCTCAACGCGACCGTCGGATACCTCGAGCTCGGCGACCCGGCCCGCGCCGGGGCAATCTACCGGGAGGTCGAGTCCCGACCGCCGGCCGAGGTCCCGGCGATCCGGGCCTGGCAGTCCCTCGTCGGGGGCATGCTCGCGACGAGGCTGGGGGACCGGGAGCGGGCGTCGCTCCTCGTCGATGCGGCCGGTGGCGAGTATCGCGCCCTGGCCCATGCGGCGGGGTCCTTCCTGGTGTCCCTGCATCGCGCGGAGCTGAAGGCGGCGGACGGCGACCTCGCGGGCCACCTCGCGGACCTCGACGCCCTGGCGTCGGGCGAGGCCGCCTCGCGCCACCCGTCGCTCCGGACGAGGCTCCTGGCGGCTCGCCTGGAATCCGAGGCGATCTACTCCGACGTGGCGGAACCCGCCGCGCTCGTCGAGGGCTACGAGCGACTCGGGAAGGTCCACGTCACCCCGGCGCTCGACCTGCGGTTCTATCGCGCCGTCGCCCGGGCCTGCCTGAAGCGAGGCGATGAAGCCGGCGCCGAGCGTGCCCATCGCCGGGCGCTCGCGGCCGTGAAGTCGCTCGCCGATTTGTGGGTCGGCCCGCAGGAGCGGGCGCACTTCCTCGACGTCCAGGCGCCCCTGCTCGCCGAGATCCGCGAGAACTTCGAGGCCCGGGGCAAGGTGGACGAGACCGCGGCGCTGCTGGCGCCGCTCGAAGCCCCTCATCCGGCCGCGAGCGTCCGTGCCGAATCCGCGTCGGAGCGCGAGGCGAGGCTGCGACGCCGCGGGATGCGCGTGCTCGGCCTGAACGTGATCGTGATCTTCCTGGCCATCGTCGGCCTACTCGTGACGACGCCTTCCCCGGAAGGCAGAGGGCTGGCCCCGATCGTCGTCCCCGTGCTGATGATCGCCATGTTCACGGGGCTGGCCCTCGTCTACGCCGCCTTCCACTTCACGATCGGCCGATTCATCCCGGCCCTGCGCCGGAGCGGCGGCGCCGTCATCCTGATCCTGGCCCTCGCCGGCTGGGGCGGATGGCTCATCGCCCCGGTCCTGTTCCTGCTCGACGGGGGGCTCCCGTCCGCCCCCTAGGATCGGAGAGGGCCCAGCAGCCGAGGTCCGCCCGGTCGCCGGGCGGGGCCGGCCCCCGAGGGTGGTGCCCCGCGCCCCGGGCTCGGTTATGCTGGGGGACGTCCCGCCCGCGAGACCTTCCGAGCCAGAGTCCGGCCTCCCGCACGGTCAGGACCCTGGGGCTCGACGACGATCCGGCCCCGCCTGCACGATCCGGAGCATCCCAGGATGAATACCCCCCCGCTGTCTCGCCGCGCGTTCGGCCTCCGCATCGCGGAGCTCGGCCTGGCCGGCTCGGCTGTCGCCAACGGCCTTCCCGCGTGGGCCGACATGCCTCGCCCGCTGCCGAATCCCGTGGTCGCCGTCCCGCCCGAGATGCGGCCCAAGCCGGGGCTCATCCTGGTCTCCGACCAGCAGCTCCTGGACCTCCGCGACCCGGACAAGCCGGTGGACATCAGCCTCAGCTCCACGCCGCAGGTCGCGACGCTCCGCCAGCTCTGCGAGCAGGCGAAGGCCGGGCACGGGCGGAAGATCGTCCTGGCGTTCGATCAGTTCTTCGAGCAGTATCGACCCGGGCAGAAGGGCAAGCCGCGGACGCTCACGCCGGACTCCGATGCGTACATCGAATGCCTCGCGAAGATCGGCCAGACGCTCCGGCCGTATGGGCTGGGCCTGGAACTGAGCCTGCTCTCGCCGCTGGAGATCGGCGCCGCGTACGCGAAGGCCACCGGCGAGTCCGGCCGGTGGGTCCAGTACCGCGAGGGCTACCGCAACCCCCGCAGCGGGCGCTTCAGCGTCTCGCTCTGGCAGCAGCTCCGCTGGACGAACAACAAGGGGACGATCGAGCTGGCCCGCGACTCCGTACAGGCCTACGCCTTCCGCGAGCGACAGGTCGGCGGGGGCCGGTTCTACCACGTCGCCCCGGAGCAGATCGTGCGGCTGGACCACCCGCTCGTCGTCGAGGAGGACGGCGAGGGGGACGAGGGGCAGGGGGGCCGTCGGCGGCGGATCACGGTCCTCGGCGAGGGCGGGGACCAAGCCCGGGGCCTCGACCGCGTGCTCGTGGTCGTCCGCTACCGGACGCCGGAGATGGACTACTTCAGCGACCGGGCGCTGCCCTACCTGAAGGGCCTCGTCGACAGGTACCACGCCGCCGGCGTCCCGCTGGCCGGCCTCTACTCCGACGAGGTCCACATCCAGCAGGACTGGCACTACGATGCCCACCACGACGAGGGGCAGCTCGCGATCCGGTACCTCACGCCGAACCTCGCCCGCCGGTTCGCGGCGAAGTATGGCGCGGAGTTCGAGGACTTCGAGAAGTTCCTCGTCTACTTCGCCTACGCCCAGCATGCCTTCGATCCGACCCTGGACGCGAGGCTCCCTGCGCTTCACGTCCTTGCCCCGAATCCGGACGGCGTGGCCCGCACGGCCCTGCTCCGCCGCCGCTACTTCGACCTGCTGGACCGCACGGTCGTGGACCTGTTCGTCGCCGCGAAGCGCCACGCCGAGGGCGTCTTCGGCCGCGAGCTGGAGGCCACCGCGCACGCCACCTGGGCGGAGAGCCCGACCATCGACTTCTGGTCCCCGGGCGACGGCCGCCCGATGAACCCGATGAAATATGAGTACACGCCCAATTTCCTCTGGTCGAACACCGTCCACCAGGCGTCGGCCGCCTGCGACGACTATTTCCGCTGGGGCGAGTTCCTGACCGGCGGCGGCACCGACCACGCGGAGGGGGGCTGGTCGGATCGCGACTACTACGGCCTGGCCCTCGGCTGCTCGCTCGGGATCACCAACCCCAACCGCCCGTATGCCTACGCCGCCGGCTGGGGCTGGCCCGCCGCCGTGGGCGAGCGCTACGAGGCCCTCCAGGCCGCGTACGGCGTCGGCGGCCATCCGGCATTCCAGGCCATCGCGGAGAAGCGCGGGCGCGACGTCGAGGTGCTGATGCTCTACCCGCTCTCCCTCGTCGCCTGCGAGGAGCGGTTCGGCTCCTGGATGGCCCAGTACGGCTACGCGACCTACGCCACGCCCGAGGTCCTGCTGACGCGGGGCAAGCTCACCGACGACGGAGCGATCCTCCTCGGCGGCCGGCGGTTCACCACGCTCGCGATCCTCTTCGAGCCGCTGCCCCCGGCCGGGCTCCTCCCGCTGATCGAGGACTTCGTGGAACGCGGCGGCCGCCTCGTCTGGTCCGGCCCTCCCCCACGCGTGGACATGGACGGCACCGCGGTCCTGGATCGCTGGAGCCGCCTCATCGGCGCGGGGGCCCGCCACTTCCACCTCGAAGGACAGGCCGCCGCCGGCAGCGTCGTCGAGTTCACGGACGCGCTCGGACCGGTCCCCCCGCAGACCATCCTGACCGACTTCCTCGTCGATCAGGTCCACCCGATCGATCCGGCGGAGGGCTCCGGCGCCACGGTCGTCGCCCGCGTCGCGGGGCGGCCGGTCGGGTTGCACCGGGCGAAGGGCAGGGGGACGGTGACCTTCCTCGGCTTCCGCCCGCGCGATGACCAATCGGCCTCGCTCGGCCACGAGAGCCGCACCTGGTTCGAGGTCCTCAAGGCCCTGGGCGCCTACCCGAAGAGTCGCGAGGATGCCCCGACCAACGACAACCCGTCGGTCGTCTCCCGCGAGTCTCCCCATCTGGCCACCCGCTTCCCCAACGGGACGATCATACTGGCCGCGCACTACCGTTCGCACGTCGAGAGCTGGGGCGGCGGCTTCCAGCGGGACGAGGCTGAGGACCGCGCGGCGATCGCCCGCAACCCGCTGCCGCCCGACGCCGTCGAGCTCGACGAGCGTTGGGTCGGCGGCCATCGCGTGACGTATCGCGGCCGGCTCCTCGTCGCCTTCCGGGTCGATGACTCCGGCCGTCTGATCGCCTTCGGCGGCCAGGCGACCGGCGGCATCCGGATCGACGGCCGCGAGCATCGCCTCGCCGACCGGCCGCTCGACCTCCTCGCGTTCGCGCCCGTCCCCGAGCCCCGCCGCGTCCCCGGCGGGGCCTCGATGATGATCTGGCTGGGCAACCAGGGCGAGTCCGAGGTCCGCATCCCCGCCCCGCCCGGGCTGAACGCCCCGCGCGTCTACCAGCAAGGCGCCGAGGAGGGCTCCGCCGGCGCCGAGGTCCCCTCCTCCGTGCGCGGCGGCGTTCTGGCCCTCCCCGGCCGCCACGACTTCGAAGGGGAGCGGCTGCTGTACGTCGTGCCGGGCTGAACACCCGCATGCTTTCACGGATGTCACCGTTCGACCGACCTCATGAAGACCCTGCCTTGCGGCATCCCGAGGTCGATCGCCTCGCGTATCGCATCGGGGCTGCCTGTACCTCGGCCGCGGCCCTCGCCGATCATGGGCCGGAGAGGTCGGAGACCCGGCGGGCAGTCCAGATCCTCCCTTCGGGCCCGGCGTCCATGAAGAAGCGGATGCCCAGCTCGTGGTAGCGTCCGATGACCTGAGCGGTCTCAGCTCGTAGTTCGATGCCCGTGCCTTCAAATACCCGGAAGATCCCCCGGATCACTCCGTCCGAGAGGTCCGGCTCGGTCGCCTCGGCGAGCGTCCGCAGCGCGTCTTCTCGCCTCTGGGTCTCCTCGCATGCGAGGGCAAGTGCCAGTGATGTCGAATCCCGAAGTTTCCGGTCGGGGGGACCGGTCTTCCCGAGGATGGACGCCGCATACTCCCGCACAGCCGGGTTGGAGTCGTGCGAAAGGTCCTCGACGACCCGCAGGATGGATCGCCAGGTCTCCCGCTCCCGGCTGTGGGGAGAGGCCAGGGCATCGAGGACCTGCAGGGTCTTCTCGTCTCTCGCCGGCTCCGCCGCGGACCTCACGAGCCTGCGATACAGATGGCCGAGGACGGCCTCGTTCCAACTCAACGCAGCGAAGAGGCGACTCGACCGCTGCCGAAGGTCCTCGTCGCCGCGGAGCTCCTTCAACGTCAGCAGGAATCGGACGAGCGAGGCATCGGCATCGTCCAGGAACATGGCCAGCTCCGCCGCGAGCTCCTCGATCGGCCAGTGTTCCAGGATCGAGGATGCCAGCCCCGGCCCTTCGAGCTCCTCGATGATCTCGTCGACGAGGTCGAGACGACCCAGGTTGTCGGCGAGCCGGAGGAGTGTCCGGTAGCTCTCGAAGTAACGAGGCCCCTGCATGGCCGCGGAACGGAGGCGATCGAAGTAACGCGGATCTCGAGAAGATCGGCAGACCTCTCCCAGGACCTCGACGGCCTTCGATCGCACCGAGTCGTCCTCGTCCTCCAGGGAGAAGGCCAATCGCTCCAGGTCCTCGTCCGCGACGGGACGAGCGAACAGGATCGCCAGACCTTCGATGGCCGCGATCCGGACCCTGGACGACGGATCGACCGTGAGTCGCTCGATGCGGAGCGCATCCATGGCGTCGCCGGACTCTCGCCTCAGTTCGGCGAGCGTCGACACGGCCTCGGCCCGCGTCTCCTCCTCGAGGTCGCCGAGCAGCAGGATCTCCGCGACCTCGGCGAGGAACTCACGGTCCGTCGCGAGGTCGGGCAGGCTCCGGGCCGTCTTCAGCACCTTGACGCGGTGCACCGGGTCGCGTACCAGCGCGCGGAGGGGCGACTTCAGGGCCTCGGGCAGCGGGGTCTGGCCCAGGGCGGCGGCCGTCTCGAGTGTCCATGACCTGACGAAAGAATCCTCCGAATGCGAGAGGATCTGCCCCAGCCGGTCCACGAAGCTCGGATGCGCGAAGCGGGTGCCCCGAGCCCTCTTCGCGAGGTCCTCGATCGCGTGGCATGCGTAGTATTTGGCGCCGGCCATCCAGAGCTCCGGCACGCCCGTGTAATCGGGGCCGCGCCAGATACGAGAGATCCGCTCATTGCCCCGCTCCAGGGCGCGCTCGCTTGGTTCCTCCAGGATCTTCGCCAGTTCGAGTTGCACGGCCTCGTCCAGGAACGTGGCGCCCAGCGATGCCATGGCGGTCTGCCAGCCCGCGGTCAGGAGCTCCTGCCCGCCGTCGCTCGGCCACTCCAGCATCCTGGACAGGGCGCAGATCACGTCCGGGCGATTGACCCTCGCGCCGATGACTCGGATCACCTCGAGTGCGAACATCCGCACGGAAGAGCTCCAATGATCGAAGGCCTGTATCAGGAGCTCCG from Aquisphaera giovannonii includes these protein-coding regions:
- a CDS encoding type 1 glutamine amidotransferase family protein, producing MNTPPLSRRAFGLRIAELGLAGSAVANGLPAWADMPRPLPNPVVAVPPEMRPKPGLILVSDQQLLDLRDPDKPVDISLSSTPQVATLRQLCEQAKAGHGRKIVLAFDQFFEQYRPGQKGKPRTLTPDSDAYIECLAKIGQTLRPYGLGLELSLLSPLEIGAAYAKATGESGRWVQYREGYRNPRSGRFSVSLWQQLRWTNNKGTIELARDSVQAYAFRERQVGGGRFYHVAPEQIVRLDHPLVVEEDGEGDEGQGGRRRRITVLGEGGDQARGLDRVLVVVRYRTPEMDYFSDRALPYLKGLVDRYHAAGVPLAGLYSDEVHIQQDWHYDAHHDEGQLAIRYLTPNLARRFAAKYGAEFEDFEKFLVYFAYAQHAFDPTLDARLPALHVLAPNPDGVARTALLRRRYFDLLDRTVVDLFVAAKRHAEGVFGRELEATAHATWAESPTIDFWSPGDGRPMNPMKYEYTPNFLWSNTVHQASAACDDYFRWGEFLTGGGTDHAEGGWSDRDYYGLALGCSLGITNPNRPYAYAAGWGWPAAVGERYEALQAAYGVGGHPAFQAIAEKRGRDVEVLMLYPLSLVACEERFGSWMAQYGYATYATPEVLLTRGKLTDDGAILLGGRRFTTLAILFEPLPPAGLLPLIEDFVERGGRLVWSGPPPRVDMDGTAVLDRWSRLIGAGARHFHLEGQAAAGSVVEFTDALGPVPPQTILTDFLVDQVHPIDPAEGSGATVVARVAGRPVGLHRAKGRGTVTFLGFRPRDDQSASLGHESRTWFEVLKALGAYPKSREDAPTNDNPSVVSRESPHLATRFPNGTIILAAHYRSHVESWGGGFQRDEAEDRAAIARNPLPPDAVELDERWVGGHRVTYRGRLLVAFRVDDSGRLIAFGGQATGGIRIDGREHRLADRPLDLLAFAPVPEPRRVPGGASMMIWLGNQGESEVRIPAPPGLNAPRVYQQGAEEGSAGAEVPSSVRGGVLALPGRHDFEGERLLYVVPG
- a CDS encoding site-2 protease family protein — translated: MKLATLDLLPSDVSVLLLLLPAYLAAILAHEIGHAVAGRLCGYVVTSSGSGFLRPLLVLDVRGTRFYACRSRPLQGMTFFWIPQLVPSRFRLACALGGGILANGLLAMAALALLAGTPWCHGLWQVTFAVNAFAAVVSLIPLRFQLGQMSLRTDGMLMFEAIRDGTVSFPVPHLIESSLDLRPHLEAIGDSEGVRLTLLNATVGYLELGDPARAGAIYREVESRPPAEVPAIRAWQSLVGGMLATRLGDRERASLLVDAAGGEYRALAHAAGSFLVSLHRAELKAADGDLAGHLADLDALASGEAASRHPSLRTRLLAARLESEAIYSDVAEPAALVEGYERLGKVHVTPALDLRFYRAVARACLKRGDEAGAERAHRRALAAVKSLADLWVGPQERAHFLDVQAPLLAEIRENFEARGKVDETAALLAPLEAPHPAASVRAESASEREARLRRRGMRVLGLNVIVIFLAIVGLLVTTPSPEGRGLAPIVVPVLMIAMFTGLALVYAAFHFTIGRFIPALRRSGGAVILILALAGWGGWLIAPVLFLLDGGLPSAP